Proteins co-encoded in one Euzebyales bacterium genomic window:
- the thrS gene encoding threonine--tRNA ligase has translation MTSIVVAQPDGPQRTVEPPVTVGDALEALGARRGQVIAALVDGVERDLTAPLETSAMVEAITADSERGRQILRHSVAHIMAQAVTDLFPGAKFAIGPPIADGFYYDFDVETPFTPDDLERIETRMHEIIGEGQHFERRTLSPDEALELFADQPYKREIIEGVDADEGAGDAEVTVYANLRGDGTEWVDLCRGPHLPTTRWVPVFALQRVAGAYWRGDEANPQLQRIYGTAWESGKALRAHVERLEQARARDHRKLGRDLDLISSPDQLGTGLMLFHPRGGRVRLVMEDYSRDMHLQRGYEPVYTPHVGRSLLWETSGHLDFYADSMFPPMRMADKGHGEVGDYYAKPMNCPFHVMIFGSRTRSYRELPLRLAELGTVYRYERSGVVHGLLRARGFTQDDAHIFCTAEQVVDEVVEVIDFTLALYRDFGFVDGPSRVALSTRPPKADTVGTDEGWTHAEAALAAALERSGLGYIVDEGEGAFYGPKIDFQVIDALGRAWQLSTIQVDFNLPERFDLGYVASDGITRRPFMIHRALYGSLERFFAILLEHFGGAFPTWLAPVQSVVVPIGEVHHAYADQVGERLRDAGLRVDVDRSDDTLGAKIRRHQVDKVPYQLIVGDAEVEAGTVSMRARDGRQRKGVAVATFIDEVTREVAERGAGG, from the coding sequence GTGACGAGCATCGTCGTGGCGCAGCCGGACGGTCCGCAGCGCACGGTCGAGCCTCCTGTCACGGTCGGCGATGCGCTCGAGGCGCTCGGGGCACGGCGCGGCCAGGTCATCGCCGCGCTGGTCGACGGGGTCGAACGTGATCTGACCGCGCCACTCGAGACGTCCGCCATGGTCGAGGCGATCACCGCCGACAGCGAACGAGGACGTCAGATCCTTCGCCACTCGGTCGCCCACATAATGGCCCAGGCGGTGACCGACCTGTTCCCAGGTGCGAAGTTCGCGATCGGTCCACCGATCGCCGACGGCTTCTACTACGACTTCGACGTCGAGACACCGTTCACACCTGACGATCTGGAGCGGATCGAGACGCGGATGCACGAGATCATCGGCGAGGGTCAGCACTTCGAGCGTCGGACGCTGTCGCCTGACGAGGCGCTCGAGCTGTTCGCCGATCAGCCGTACAAGCGGGAGATCATCGAAGGCGTCGACGCCGACGAGGGCGCCGGCGACGCCGAAGTCACGGTCTACGCCAACCTCCGCGGCGACGGCACCGAGTGGGTGGACCTGTGCCGTGGGCCCCACCTCCCGACGACGCGGTGGGTGCCGGTCTTCGCCCTGCAGCGCGTCGCGGGTGCCTACTGGCGTGGCGACGAGGCCAATCCCCAGCTGCAGCGCATCTACGGCACCGCGTGGGAGTCCGGCAAGGCGCTGCGGGCACACGTGGAGCGCCTCGAGCAGGCCAGGGCGCGCGACCACCGCAAGCTGGGGCGTGATCTGGATCTGATCTCATCGCCCGACCAGCTCGGCACGGGGCTCATGCTGTTCCACCCGCGCGGCGGCCGGGTGCGGCTCGTGATGGAGGACTACAGCCGCGATATGCACCTGCAGCGCGGATACGAGCCGGTCTACACGCCGCACGTGGGCCGCAGCCTGCTCTGGGAGACGTCGGGGCACCTCGACTTCTACGCCGACAGCATGTTCCCCCCGATGCGCATGGCCGACAAGGGCCACGGCGAGGTCGGCGACTACTACGCCAAGCCGATGAACTGCCCGTTCCACGTGATGATCTTCGGCAGCCGGACCCGCAGCTACCGCGAGTTGCCACTGCGCCTGGCGGAGCTCGGCACGGTCTACCGTTACGAGCGGTCCGGGGTGGTGCACGGCCTGCTGCGCGCCCGCGGCTTCACGCAGGACGATGCGCACATCTTCTGCACCGCCGAGCAGGTCGTCGACGAGGTCGTGGAGGTCATCGACTTCACGCTCGCGCTGTACCGCGACTTCGGGTTCGTCGACGGGCCTTCGCGCGTGGCGCTGTCGACGCGACCACCCAAGGCTGACACGGTCGGCACCGACGAGGGGTGGACCCACGCCGAGGCGGCGCTGGCGGCTGCGCTCGAGCGCTCTGGCCTGGGCTACATCGTCGATGAGGGCGAGGGTGCGTTCTACGGACCGAAGATCGACTTCCAGGTGATCGATGCGCTCGGGCGTGCGTGGCAGCTGAGCACCATCCAGGTCGACTTCAACCTGCCCGAGCGCTTCGACCTCGGGTACGTCGCGTCCGACGGCATCACCCGCCGGCCGTTCATGATCCACCGTGCCCTGTACGGGTCGTTGGAGCGGTTCTTCGCGATCCTCCTCGAGCACTTCGGTGGCGCGTTCCCGACGTGGCTCGCGCCGGTGCAGTCGGTGGTGGTGCCCATCGGCGAGGTCCACCACGCCTACGCCGACCAGGTCGGGGAGCGGCTGCGCGACGCTGGCCTTCGCGTTGACGTCGACCGCTCCGACGACACCCTCGGCGCAAAGATCCGTCGCCACCAGGTGGACAAGGTGCCCTACCAGCTCATCGTCGGCGACGCCGAGGTCGAGGCCGGCACCGTTTCGATGCGGGCGCGTGATGGCAGGCAGCGCAAGGGCGTCGCCGTCGCGACGTTCATCGACGAGGTGACCCGGGAGGTCGCCGAGCGCGGCGCCGGTGGCTGA